Proteins encoded together in one Telopea speciosissima isolate NSW1024214 ecotype Mountain lineage chromosome 6, Tspe_v1, whole genome shotgun sequence window:
- the LOC122665261 gene encoding glutathione S-transferase T1-like isoform X1, whose translation MKLKVYGDRMSQPTRAVILFCKMNGIDFEEIRIDISKRQHLSPEFTEINPMKQVPAIVDGRFKLFESHAILCYLASAFPGVAHYWYPADLFTRAKINSVLDWHHSNLRHGAATLVFSTALAPALGLPLNPQAAAEAEKTLTSSLSKIESIWLKKNGKFLLGSSQPSIADLSLVCEIMQLEVLEEKDVNRLLGPHKKILQWIEDTRNATSPHFDEVHKILFKAKARLHKKSSGENYETESSMKAMLPSKM comes from the exons ATGAAGCTGAAGGTCTATGGCGATCGCATGTCCCAACCAACCCGTGCTGTTATCCTCTTCTGCAA GATGAATGGGATCGACTTTGAGGAGATTAGAATCGACATATCAAAACGTCAACATCTATCTCCAGAATTTACAG AAATCAATCCGATGAAACAAGTTCCAGCAATTGTTGATGGAAGATTTAAGCTGTTTGAGAG TCATGCAATTCTGTGTTACCTTGCTTCTGCATTCCCAGGAGTTGCACATTATTG GTACCCAGCTGACCTTTTCACAAGAGCAAAAATTAACTCGGTCTTGGATTGGCATCATTCGAATTTACGCCATGGTGCAG cAACTCTTGTTTTCAGTACTGCTCTAGCACCTGCATTAGGTCTTCCATTGAACCCACAAGCAGCTGCCGAAGCTGAGAAAACTTTGACCTCATCCCTATCAAAAATTGAATCGATTTGGCTTAAAAAGAATGGGAAGTTCTTACTGGGAAGCTCTCAACCATCTATTGCAGATCTCAGCCTCGTTTGTGAAATCATGCAATTGGAG GTATTGGAAGAGAAGGATGTCAACAGATTATTAGGCCCCCACAAGAAAATTTTGCAATGGATCGAGGATACAAGAAATGCAACAAGTCCTCATTTTGATGAAGTGCACAAAATCTTATTCAAAGCTAAAGCCAGGTTACACAAGAAGTCAAGTGGAGAAAACTATGAGACTGAATCAAGTATGAAGGCGATGTTACCATCaaagatgtga
- the LOC122663848 gene encoding probable copper-transporting ATPase HMA5: MATRLLALACIRNESNNRDLSPRPHYPSMPKYPKGVAIQENIEDSEVKVLFSVVGMTCSACAGSVEKAIKRLPGIHDAAVDVLNNRAQVLFYPNFVNEETIREAIEDVGFEATLIKDEVNERSLQTCRLRIKGMTCTSCSTTVESALQGIQGVKKARVALATEEAEIYYDQKIVSHNQLMEAVEDTGFEAILISTGEDKGKIQLKVEGVRTDHSMRMIESSLQALPGVQDVAIDPTVNKISLSYTPHETGPRTFIQVIESTGSGRFKAMIFPEGGRRDSPRQEVIKNYYKSFLWSLVFTIPVFLTSMVFMYIPGLKQGLDVKVINMLTIGELLRWILSTPVQFIIGWRFYTGSYKALRHGSANMDVLIALGTNTAYFYSVYSVLSAATSKEFMGTDFFETSSMLISFILLGKYLEVLAKGKTSEAIAKLMDLAPETATLLTLDRDGNVISEQEIDSRLIQKNDVIKIVPGAKVACDGFVLWGQSHVNESMITGEARPVAKRKGDTVIGGTLNENGVLHVQATRVGSESALSLIVRLVESAQMAKAPVQKFADRISKYFVPLVIILAVCTWLAWFLAGKFNGYPKSWIPSSMDSFQLALQFGISVMVIACPCALGLATPTAVMVGTGVGASQGVLIKGGQALESAHKVNCIVFDKTGTLTIGKPVVVRTRLLKNMVLREFYDIIAATEVNSEHPLAKAVVEYAKKFREDGENHVWPEARDFVSIAGHGVKANVQNKEIVVGNKSLMLECGISVPADAEELLVETEEMAQTGILVSIDGEVVGLIAISDPLKPAARDVISILKSMNVRSIMVTGDNWGTANAIAKEVGIETVIAEAKPEQKAEKVKELQATGLTVAMVGDGINDSPALVAADVGMAIGAGTDIAIEAADIVLMKSNLEDVITAIDLSRKTFSRIRMNYFWALGYNLLGIPIAAGVLFPSTKFRLPPWVAGAAMAASSVSVVCWSLLLKYYKRPKKLETLQISGIMVE; encoded by the exons ATGGCGACCAGATTGTTGGCGTTAGCTTGTATACGAAATGAGAGTAACAATAGAGATTTGTCTCCTCGACCACATTACCCTTCGATGCCCAAATACCCTAAGGGTGTTGCCATTCAGGAGAACATCGAGGATTCCGAGGTTAAGGTTCTCTTCTCTGTTGTTGGTATGACCTGCTCTGCTTGTGCTGGCTCTGTTGAGAAAGCCATCAAACGGCTTCCAGGAATCCATGATGCTGCCGTTGACGTTCTGAATAACAGAGCCCAGGTTCTGTTTTATCCTAATTTCGTCAAC GAGGAAACAATTCGAGAGGCTATTGAAGATGTTGGATTTGAGGCAACATTAATCAAGGATGAGGTGAATGAGAGATCCCTACAAACTTGTCGATTACGCATAAAAGGAATGACTTGTACCTCTTGCTCAACAACTGTTGAATCTGCTCTACAAGGTATTCAAGGTGTAAAGAAAGCCCGAGTTGCATTAGCAACTGAAGAAGCAGAAATCTATTATGATCAAAAGATTGTGAGCCACAACCAACTTATGGAAGCAGTCGAGGACACTGGTTTTGAAGCCATACTTATTAGTACAGGGGAAGACAAAGGCAAGATACAGCTCAAAGTAGAAGGAGTACGCACCGATCATTCTATGAGGATGATCGAAAGTTCTCTTCAAGCACTGCCAGGAGTTCAGGATGTGGCAATTGATCCAACAGTCAATAAAATTTCCCTTTCTTACACGCCACATGAAACAGGACCGCGTACCTTCATCCAAGTAATAGAATCAACTGGATCGGGGCGTTTCAAGGCAATGATATTCCCTGAAGGAGGGCGAAGAGATTCTCCTAGGCAAGAGGTCATTAAGAACTACTATAAATCCTTTCTCTGGAGTCTTGTTTTTACTATTCCAGTGTTTCTTACCTCTATGGTCTTCATGTATATCCCTGGTCTTAAGCAAGGACTAGATGTTAAAGTAATCAACATGTTGACCATTGGCGAGCTTTTGAGGTGGATACTATCCACCCCTGTGCAATTCATTATTGGCTGGAGATTTTACACAGGGTCCTATAAGGCACTGCGCCATGGCTCTGCAAACATGGATGTTTTAATTGCACTGGGTACCAATACAGCCTATTTCTATTCCGTCTACTCAGTGTTGAGTGCTGCTACTTCCAAGGAGTTCATGGGCACAGATTTCTTTGAGACAAGCTCAATGCTCATTTCCTTTATTTTGCTTGGGAAATATTTGGAGGTTTTGGCCAAGGGGAAGACATCTGAGGCAATTGCCAAGCTTATGGATTTGGCACCCGAGACAGCAACACTATTAACTCTTGACAGGGACGGAAATGTGATAAGTGAGCAAGAAATTGACAGTCGATTGATACAAAAGAATGATGTGATTAAGATAGTGCCTGGTGCAAAAGTAGCTTGTGATGGTTTTGTTTTATGGGGTCAAAGCCATGTCAATGAAAGCATGATAACAGGAGAAGCCAGGCCAGTGGCAAAAAGGAAAGGTGATACCGTGATTGGAGGGACTCTGAATGAGAATGGGGTGTTACATGTTCAGGCAACACGAGTTGGATCTGAGAGTGCTCTTTCACTGATTGTTCGACTTGTAGAATCGGCACAAATGGCCAAAGCTCCTGTCCAGAAGTTTGCTGACCGTATCTCAAAATATTTTGTGCCTCTG GTTATAATCCTTGCAGTTTGCACTTGGCTTGCCTGGTTTTTAGCTGGAAAATTTAATGGCTATCCAAAGTCTTGGATACCTTCCTCAATGGATAGCTTTCAGCTTGCTCTTCAATTTGGCATCTCTGTCATGGTCATAGCCTGCCCTTGCGCTCTAGGTCTGGCAACTCCCACAGCAGTAATGGTTGGTACTGGTGTTGGTGCTTCTCAAGGTGTATTGATCAAAGGAGGCCAAGCATTGGAGAGTGCACATAAG GTGAACTGCATTGTGTTTGACAAGACGGGAACCCTCACCATTGGAAAGCCAGTGGTGGTAAGGACAAGGCTCTTGAAGAACATGGTCCTTCGTGAATTCTATGATATAATTGCTGCAACTGAA GTTAACAGTGAACATCCACTAGCCAAGGCTGTAGTTGAGTACGCCAAGAAGTTCAGAGAAGACGGAGAGAACCATGTCTGGCCAGAAGCACGGGATTTTGTCTCCATTGCGGGCCATGGGGTTAAAGCGAATGTTCAAAACAAGGAAATAGTTGTCGGAAACAAAAGCCTGATGTTGGAATGTGGGATATCTGTTCCAGCTGATGCCGAAGAACTCCTAGTAGAAACTGAAGAGATGGCACAAACTGGGATTCTTGTATCTATTGATGGGGAGGTGGTAGGGTTGATAGCCATATCGGACCCATTGAAGCCTGCAGCGCGGGATGTCATATCCATTCTCaagtctatgaatgttagaaGTATTATGGTGACAGGTGACAATTGGGGAACTGCAAATGCCATTGCAAAGGAGGTTGGAATTGAAACTGTTATCGCGGAAGCCAAACCTGAACAGAAAgcagagaaagtgaaggagtTACAG GCAACGGGACTGACGGTGGCAATGGTTGGGGATGGTATCAATGACTCGCCAGCACTAGTGGCTGCTGATGTGGGAATGGCAATTGGTGCTGGAACAGACATCGCCATTGAAGCAGCTGACATTGTTCTGATGAAGAGCAACTTGGAAGATGTGATAACTGCCATTGACCTCTCCAGGAAAACCTTCTCTCGAATCCGAATGAACTACTTCTGGGCACTGGGTTACAACCTTCTTGGCATCCCAATCGCTGCTGGGGTCCTTTTCCCATCCACTAAATTCCGTCTACCACCATGGGTTGCTGGAGCTGCAATGGCAGCTTCATCAGTTAGTGTTGTttgctggtctctcttgttgaAGTATTACAAAAGACCCAAGAAGTTGGAAACCCTTCAGATTAGTGGAATCATGGTTGAGTAA
- the LOC122665261 gene encoding glutathione S-transferase T1-like isoform X2, which yields MAIACPNQPVLLSSSAKINPMKQVPAIVDGRFKLFESHAILCYLASAFPGVAHYWYPADLFTRAKINSVLDWHHSNLRHGAATLVFSTALAPALGLPLNPQAAAEAEKTLTSSLSKIESIWLKKNGKFLLGSSQPSIADLSLVCEIMQLEVLEEKDVNRLLGPHKKILQWIEDTRNATSPHFDEVHKILFKAKARLHKKSSGENYETESSMKAMLPSKM from the exons ATGGCGATCGCATGTCCCAACCAACCCGTGCTGTTATCCTCTTCTGCAA AAATCAATCCGATGAAACAAGTTCCAGCAATTGTTGATGGAAGATTTAAGCTGTTTGAGAG TCATGCAATTCTGTGTTACCTTGCTTCTGCATTCCCAGGAGTTGCACATTATTG GTACCCAGCTGACCTTTTCACAAGAGCAAAAATTAACTCGGTCTTGGATTGGCATCATTCGAATTTACGCCATGGTGCAG cAACTCTTGTTTTCAGTACTGCTCTAGCACCTGCATTAGGTCTTCCATTGAACCCACAAGCAGCTGCCGAAGCTGAGAAAACTTTGACCTCATCCCTATCAAAAATTGAATCGATTTGGCTTAAAAAGAATGGGAAGTTCTTACTGGGAAGCTCTCAACCATCTATTGCAGATCTCAGCCTCGTTTGTGAAATCATGCAATTGGAG GTATTGGAAGAGAAGGATGTCAACAGATTATTAGGCCCCCACAAGAAAATTTTGCAATGGATCGAGGATACAAGAAATGCAACAAGTCCTCATTTTGATGAAGTGCACAAAATCTTATTCAAAGCTAAAGCCAGGTTACACAAGAAGTCAAGTGGAGAAAACTATGAGACTGAATCAAGTATGAAGGCGATGTTACCATCaaagatgtga